One Vitis vinifera cultivar Pinot Noir 40024 chromosome 8, ASM3070453v1 genomic window carries:
- the LOC100263038 gene encoding rop guanine nucleotide exchange factor 7 translates to MDKAFTQHQRTEVPQLPRRHALCLPSVKPKSSNKSTAFLVLGRFWVSKYLRNLCCRGQFSNGFCVRRIRFSGMVVNNSVFCDSPGFVEGATEMEGFIEKGEKVEERENGFGDSGGGIETFGSLLEEEGRECSSSSDSLTSEATANEEQSHSSSEESSSPLPLDWSVQKQESSHSLSSGDPDGAEKPHSDEMKLEKQGSTISDIEMMKERFSKLLLGEDMSGCGNGVCTALAISNAITNLCATLFGQLWRLEPLPAEKKAMWRREMEWLLCVSDHIVELIPSWQTFPDGSKLEVMTCRPRSDLYINLPALRKLDNMLLEVLDSFEDTEFWYVDQGILAPDTDGSSSFRRPLQRQEEKWWLPVPRVPPGGLHENSRKQLQHKRDCTNQILKAAMAINSTALAEMEIPESYLEVLPKNGKSSLGDLIHRYVTSDQFSPEYLLACLDLSSEHQALEIANRVEASVYVWRRKTNSKPISNTSRSTSRSSWEIVKDLMVDADKRELLAERAESLLHCMKQRFPGLPQTTLDMSKIQYNKDVGKSILESYSRVLESLASNIVARIDDVLYVDDLTKHSDQLLSISKVGVMAHKGVSIPYSVPVPNTPYKTAFTTPSFSPGQLVSPANGDRSPFINDCNLLHRGFGVKKVLTDYLSIDTKERGCGKPIEGLESISNTVQDASAHQTGSEFFERRKEGVSSLRHGSVVEG, encoded by the exons ATGGATAAAGCTTTCACCCAACACCAACGGACAGAAGTACCCCAACTCCCGCGACGGCATGCCCTCTGTTTGCCATCCGTGAAGCCGAAGAGTTCCAATAAGTCTACTGCGTTTCTCGTATTGGGTCGTTTCTGGGTGTCGAAATATCTTCGAAATTTGTGTTGCAGAGGGCAGTTTTCTAATGGGTTTTGTGTGAGGAGGATTCGTTTTTCTGGCATGGTGGTGAACAACTCTGTCTTTTGTGATTCGCCTGGGTTTGTCGAAGGGGCGACTGAAATGGAGGGTTTTATAGAGAAGGGTGAAAAGGTTGAAGAGAGGGAAAATGGATTCGGTGACAGTGGGGGTGGAATCGAGACTTTTGGAAGTTTGCTTGAGGAAGAGGGTCGCGAGTGTAGTTCGAGCTCTGATTCTCTGACTTCGGAGGCAACGGCTAACGAGGAGCAGAGTCACAGCAGTTCTGAGGAATCATCTTCGCCACTTCCATTGGATTGGTCTGTTCAGAAACAAGAGTCATCACATTCTCTCAGTTCTGGTGATCCTGATGGCGCAGAGAAACCCCATTCAGATGAGATGAAATTAGAGAAACAAGGTTCAACAATTTCGG ATATTGAGATGATGAAGGAAAGATTTTCGAAATTGCTGCTTGGAGAAGACATGTCAGGGTGTGGAAACGGGGTGTGCACAGCACTGGCTATCTCCAATGCCATTACTAATCTATGTG CTACCCTGTTTGGGCAACTTTGGCGATTGGAACCTTTACCTGCAGAGAAGAAGGCTATGTGGCGAAGAGAGATGGAATGGCTTCTTTGCGTTAGTGATCACATTGTTGAGTTAATACCCTCTTGGCAGACTTTCCCTGATGGGAGCAAGCTCGAG GTCATGACTTGCAGACCCCGATCAGATCTTTACATTAATCTCCCAGCTCTGCGTAAATTAGATAACATGCTACTT GAAGTATTAGATAGTTTTGAAGATACGGAGTTCTGGTATGTTGATCAGGGGATTCTAGCCCCAGATACGGATGGGTCATCCTCTTTCCGAAGGCCCCTTCAGCGCCAAGAGGAAAAGTGGTGGCTACCGGTGCCTCGAGTACCACCTGGTGGCCTCCATGAAAATTCAAGAAAGCAATTGCAACACAAGCGTGATTGCACAAATCAAATACTGAAAGCTGCCATGGCAATCAATAGCACGGCGTTAGCTGAAATGGAAATCCCAGAGTCATACTTGGAAGTTCTTCCAAAG AATGGAAAATCAAGCTTGGGTGATCTTATTCATCGATACGTTACATCAGATCAGTTTTCCCCGGAATATCTGCTCGCCTGTCTTGACTTGTCCTCTGAACATCAGGCCTTAGAGATTGCCAACAGAGTGGAAGCCTCAGTCTATGTGTGGCGTCGGAAAACCAATTCAAAACCCATTAGTAATACAAGTCGGTCCACTTCACGGTCATCTTGGGAAATTGTCAAGGATCTGATGGTTGATGCTGACAAGAGAGAATTGCTTGCAGAAAGAGCAGAAAGCCTCTTGCATTGCATGAAGCAGCGGTTCCCTGGTCTCCCACAAACAACCTTAGATATGAGCAAAATTCAGTATAACAAG GATGTCGGGAAATCCATTTTAGAAAGCTACTCCAGAGTTTTAGAGAGCTTAGCATCTAATATTGTCGCTCGAATTGACGATGTGCTCTATGTGGATGACTTGACGAAGCATTCAGATCAACTGTTGTCAATCTCTAAAGTCGGTGTGATGGCTCACAAGGGTGTTTCAATTCCATACTCGGTGCCTGTCCCAAACACTCCATATAAGACAGCTTTCACCACACCAAGCTTTTCCCCTGGGCAGTTGGTTAGCCCTGCTAATGGAGACAGATCACCATTCATCAATGACTGCAATCTTCTGCATCGAGGGTTTGGCGTGAAAAAGGTCTTGACGGATTATCTTAGTATTGATACAAAGGAAAGAGGCTGTGGCAAACCTATTGAGGGATTGGAATCAATTTCAAATACGGTTCAAGATGCATCGGCTCATCAAACTGGATCAGAATTTTTTGAGCGTAGAAAAGAAGGGGTCAGCTCTCTAAGACATGGCTCGGTTGTAGAAGGATGA